Genomic DNA from Deltaproteobacteria bacterium:
ATGGGTGAGCGACAATTGCTTGTACGAAGGATGCCGATGGGCTTTAATTCCCACCCGAGTCGCAAAAATTCTATAGGAGCACGCCACGTGAGCCCAAAACCGTCCAGCGCACCGTCGTGGGATCTAAATACCGAGTATCCCGCCGTGGAATCTCCTGCTCTTGCTAGGGACCTTACCCTGGCCGGTGAGTTATGCGCGGAAATCCGCCAGCTCAGCGACCTGCTGCGTCCACTGGCCTCCCGGGATTTAGTGCCTGATGATCAAACGCGCGCTCTTGTCGCTAGTAACGTCCCACAGGCGATGCTCAAGTACGAGCAAGCTCTCGTCTTACTCCACAACGTGCAAACCTACTTGAGCTGCAGACTCAGCGTTGACGCAACTTTGGCGCCTGCCAAGGCGCTTTACGGGCAGGCCCAAAGTTTACAGGCGGCCTTAGAGGAGGCGTACTCACCTGTACAGCAAATCTTAAAGTACGTCGACGACGCCACTCTGGCGGCAGTGCTGGCCGATCCCGAGCTTAAAGCCTACGGTTACGCCGTCCGTAAACTGAGAGAACTTCGTGATTATGGACTCAGCCTGAGTGAAGAGGACATGCTGATAGCCTTTGGCGTCAATGGACCAACGGCATGGGGCAATCTATATGACAGCCTTGCTGGTGGCATCAGATGCCGCTTGGATTTACCAACCGGGGAACGCTGGGTTGGTCTGGCAGAAGCCGCTAGCCTCAGCCAAGATCCTAGCGAGATCGTCAGAGCCACCGCCCACAAGGCGATCCGTCAGGCCTGGCAAGAACACGAGGAGGCCGCTGCCGCTATCCTGAATGCTCTCTCTGGTTGGCGGATTGAAGAATATCGGCGTCGCTCATCGCGGCGTGCCATGCATTTCCTCAAGACACCGCTGCATCAAAATCGTATCAAGCCCGCCACCCTAGACGCCATGATGGCTGCCGTCAGCGATAAAAAAGATCTAGGCCACCGCGTCCTCAGACTGCAGGCAAAACTACTAGGTAAGAAGACGCTGGCGCCGTGGGACCTATTTGCCCCCTGCCC
This window encodes:
- a CDS encoding M3 family oligoendopeptidase, coding for MGERQLLVRRMPMGFNSHPSRKNSIGARHVSPKPSSAPSWDLNTEYPAVESPALARDLTLAGELCAEIRQLSDLLRPLASRDLVPDDQTRALVASNVPQAMLKYEQALVLLHNVQTYLSCRLSVDATLAPAKALYGQAQSLQAALEEAYSPVQQILKYVDDATLAAVLADPELKAYGYAVRKLRELRDYGLSLSEEDMLIAFGVNGPTAWGNLYDSLAGGIRCRLDLPTGERWVGLAEAASLSQDPSEIVRATAHKAIRQAWQEHEEAAAAILNALSGWRIEEYRRRSSRRAMHFLKTPLHQNRIKPATLDAMMAAVSDKKDLGHRVLRLQAKLLGKKTLAPWDLFAPCPQLSHGGWQPPSFDDAISIIARAYAAIHPDMGAFVHMMAEKRWIEATVGPHKRPGAYCTQFAKSRTPRVYMTYTGGMRELKTLAHELGHAFHNWVMRDMKIAATHYPMTLAETASIFGETVVNAALLEQAKDPADRLQFTWAQAREVESFVLNIPARFHFERRFYEQRQRSTLSPDELRRLMTESWQAWYGDSLSETEPMFWASKLHFSIADLSFYNFPYTFGYLFALGVYAQRPKLGSDFYTRYVALLRDTGSMDAEEVAYKYLGVDLTQPEFWHQSLAIAEQSVLAFEAAATDYLQAKS